From Phormidium ambiguum IAM M-71, a single genomic window includes:
- a CDS encoding ATP-binding protein: protein MKILTRFIGSTAISIGLVIAVMGGSTHLIRQTEKSVEESRDLANQAVRQTQDLRLSLAKQTAALKNFLLLNRSRADLDAYEEAKAEFLAGLKTLETLMPNATQTNVVRRRHQFLVRLVKGLANSTISTSSQAQQDVKAINSFEEDIKLFLNALTEEVLQQDLLTRQAAAQLKKTAMLATYMLIGVVLLIFVAQFALTLLPVIRSIEALQVGAAKLGKGDWNYRLNIHTGDEIEQLAQEFNQMASRLAESYASLEQKREAADAANRAKSEFLANMSHELRTPLNGILGYTQILDRSNSWGEKERKGIDIIYQCGSHLLTLINDILDISKIEARRLELDPYTVYLPSLLQGIAEIFDIRSQQKGIEFVYLPDANLPEGIEVDEKRLRQVLINLLGNAVKFTDRGKVTFKVKQLDRGELKNKEKNSPVTLLRFQIEDTGIGMSSEVLEKIFQPFEQVSNSKRNSEGTGLGLAISQNIVQLMGSQIQVQSQLGVGSTFFFDLELPLSQEWHIGNNVDIDRLVGYQGKRQTILVVDDKWENRSVIVHLLEPLGFTVIEAEDGQDGLTKAIEIKPNLIITDILMPVMDGYQFLKQIRQSEILKVIPVIVSSASVSKMDQRHSLEAGGDDFLAKPVQLDDLLQMLRKYLQLNWIYQSISDSEQKLSATPELESSTPSTSFVLPPSEDLEQLLLLVQQGRLKKLTDAAVALEQRNPQYAALVQQILNLSKGFQIAKLEAFIQQLLDEVPCS from the coding sequence ATGAAGATTCTAACCCGTTTTATTGGTTCTACTGCAATCTCCATCGGGTTAGTCATAGCCGTAATGGGAGGCAGTACCCATCTGATTCGGCAAACAGAAAAATCCGTAGAGGAAAGCCGCGATCTAGCCAACCAAGCTGTTCGCCAAACTCAAGACTTGCGGCTTTCCCTGGCAAAGCAAACAGCTGCTCTCAAAAACTTTCTCCTGCTAAATCGGAGTCGTGCCGACCTGGATGCCTACGAAGAAGCTAAGGCTGAGTTTTTAGCCGGACTAAAAACCTTGGAAACTCTCATGCCTAATGCCACACAAACTAATGTAGTGCGTCGTCGTCATCAGTTCTTGGTGCGGTTAGTCAAAGGATTGGCAAACTCAACTATCTCCACTTCCAGTCAGGCACAGCAGGATGTTAAAGCGATTAACTCCTTTGAAGAAGACATCAAGCTATTTCTCAATGCTCTGACAGAGGAAGTTCTTCAGCAAGATCTCCTAACTCGACAAGCAGCAGCGCAGTTAAAAAAAACTGCAATGCTAGCAACATATATGTTAATTGGCGTAGTGTTACTGATTTTTGTGGCTCAGTTTGCTCTCACCCTATTGCCAGTAATTCGCTCCATTGAAGCCTTGCAAGTGGGTGCCGCCAAACTGGGGAAAGGGGATTGGAACTACCGCCTGAACATACACACAGGCGATGAGATTGAGCAACTAGCACAAGAATTTAACCAAATGGCCAGCCGATTAGCCGAATCATACGCTTCTTTGGAGCAAAAGCGTGAAGCTGCCGATGCTGCAAATCGAGCAAAAAGCGAATTTTTGGCAAACATGAGCCATGAACTTCGCACTCCTCTGAATGGCATTCTGGGATATACTCAAATTCTCGATCGCTCTAACAGTTGGGGTGAAAAAGAACGCAAGGGAATTGACATTATCTATCAGTGTGGTTCTCATTTATTAACCCTAATTAATGATATTTTGGATATCTCCAAAATTGAAGCTCGTCGCTTGGAATTAGATCCGTATACGGTTTACTTACCTTCTCTGTTACAAGGAATTGCAGAGATTTTTGATATCCGATCGCAACAAAAAGGTATTGAATTTGTATATTTACCAGATGCCAATTTGCCAGAGGGGATCGAGGTAGACGAGAAAAGGTTACGACAGGTATTGATTAACTTATTAGGAAATGCGGTTAAATTTACCGATCGCGGCAAGGTTACATTTAAAGTTAAACAACTCGATCGAGGCGAATTGAAGAACAAGGAAAAGAATTCTCCAGTTACTCTTTTGCGCTTTCAAATTGAAGATACGGGCATTGGCATGAGTTCAGAGGTATTAGAAAAAATCTTTCAGCCCTTTGAACAAGTCAGCAATTCCAAACGAAATTCCGAAGGTACTGGTTTAGGTTTGGCAATTAGTCAGAATATTGTCCAACTTATGGGCAGTCAGATTCAGGTACAAAGTCAGCTTGGTGTAGGTAGCACCTTTTTCTTTGATTTAGAACTGCCACTTTCTCAAGAATGGCATATAGGAAATAATGTTGATATAGATCGACTGGTGGGCTATCAAGGGAAACGGCAGACGATCTTGGTAGTAGATGATAAGTGGGAAAATCGATCGGTAATAGTACATTTGCTGGAACCCCTTGGCTTTACCGTTATTGAAGCAGAAGATGGTCAGGATGGACTAACGAAAGCTATTGAAATTAAGCCGAATTTAATCATCACCGATATCTTGATGCCAGTGATGGATGGATACCAATTTCTCAAACAAATTCGACAATCTGAAATCTTAAAAGTAATTCCGGTGATTGTTTCCTCAGCTTCCGTATCCAAGATGGATCAACGGCACAGCTTAGAGGCTGGTGGTGATGATTTTCTCGCCAAGCCTGTGCAGTTAGATGACTTGCTTCAGATGCTTCGCAAATACTTGCAATTGAATTGGATTTACCAATCTATTTCAGATAGCGAACAGAAGCTATCTGCTACCCCTGAATTAGAAAGTTCTACTCCATCTACATCCTTTGTTCTTCCACCGTCAGAAGACTTAGAACAGTTGCTTTTGTTAGTCCAACAGGGGCGACTGAAAAAATTGACTGACGCTGCTGTAGCGTTGGAACAACGAAATCCCCAGTATGCAGCTTTAGTGCAGCAAATACTTAATTTGAGCAAGGGATTTCAAATTGCCAAATTGGAAGCGTTTATTCAACAACTGCTTGATGAAGTTCCTTGTTCTTAA
- a CDS encoding response regulator has protein sequence MKETPLILVVDDTPTNLEVVTETLGDAGFEVAIATDGERAIKQATLSQPDLILLDVMMPGINGFETCRRLKAASVTSDIPVIFMTALSDTTDKVTGFNLGAVDYITKPFQEAELIARVTTHIKLHQLTQNLEQQVEQRTTELKAALEQVKQSQLQLVQSEKMALLGQLVAGVAYEINNPINFIHGNLIHVQKYIEDLLSFVRLYQQHSASSAPELRNAAANLDLEYIQQDLPKILISMQGGTQRIDEIVRSLRNFSRLDEAEWKAVDIHEGIDSTLLILQHRLKNKPERPEIQVIREYGQLPLVECYAGLLNQVFLNILTNVIDILEEESVKRSYQENYNNPGKITIRTSVSEDRWVQIAIVDNGFGIPKELQKQIFDPLFTTKSSSIVTGMSLSISYQIITEKHQGKLICISTPGKGTEFIIQIPLR, from the coding sequence ATGAAGGAAACTCCGTTAATTTTGGTAGTGGATGACACTCCAACTAATTTGGAGGTGGTGACAGAGACATTAGGCGATGCTGGGTTTGAGGTGGCGATCGCTACCGACGGAGAACGCGCTATTAAACAAGCAACTCTTAGTCAACCAGACCTCATTTTGCTGGATGTGATGATGCCAGGAATTAATGGGTTTGAAACTTGTCGTCGTCTCAAGGCGGCTTCTGTTACTTCTGACATTCCGGTAATTTTTATGACTGCTTTATCTGATACGACAGATAAAGTAACAGGTTTCAACTTGGGTGCGGTAGATTACATCACTAAACCTTTTCAGGAAGCAGAATTAATCGCCCGTGTTACTACTCATATAAAACTGCACCAACTTACTCAAAATTTGGAACAACAGGTTGAACAACGTACTACTGAATTAAAAGCTGCTTTGGAACAGGTAAAGCAGTCTCAGTTACAGTTGGTGCAATCAGAAAAAATGGCTTTACTCGGTCAATTAGTTGCTGGTGTTGCTTATGAAATTAACAATCCAATAAATTTTATTCATGGAAATCTTATTCATGTTCAGAAGTATATTGAAGACTTATTATCTTTTGTGCGGTTGTATCAACAACACAGTGCTAGTTCTGCACCAGAACTCCGAAATGCAGCTGCAAATTTAGATTTAGAGTATATTCAGCAAGATTTGCCGAAAATCTTGATATCGATGCAGGGGGGTACTCAGAGGATTGACGAAATTGTGCGATCGCTTCGCAACTTCTCCCGCCTAGATGAAGCTGAATGGAAAGCGGTAGATATTCACGAAGGAATTGATAGTACGTTACTGATTTTGCAACATCGCCTCAAAAACAAACCGGAACGTCCAGAAATTCAGGTGATTAGAGAATATGGTCAATTACCATTAGTAGAATGTTATGCCGGATTGTTGAATCAGGTGTTTCTGAATATTCTGACAAATGTAATCGATATTCTGGAAGAAGAGAGTGTAAAACGATCGTATCAAGAAAACTATAATAATCCGGGGAAAATTACCATTCGCACTTCTGTAAGTGAGGATCGGTGGGTGCAAATTGCGATCGTAGATAATGGTTTTGGTATTCCCAAAGAACTTCAAAAGCAGATTTTCGATCCTTTATTTACAACAAAATCCAGTAGCATAGTTACTGGAATGAGTCTATCTATTAGCTATCAAATTATTACCGAAAAACATCAGGGAAAACTGATCTGTATTTCTACACCTGGAAAAGGAACAGAGTTCATTATTCAGATTCCTCTTCGATAG
- a CDS encoding type II toxin-antitoxin system VapC family toxin codes for MSYLLDTNILLRSSEPSHPMFTMATTATSILLNRGEELYITPQNLIEFWNVCTRPKDKNGLGYSIAETKAEVEKLKTMFPLLPDISAIYPEWERLVSTYQVKGVNVHDARLVAAMLVHGITHILTFNVEDFRRYAEINPVNPGGVTD; via the coding sequence ATGTCTTATTTACTAGATACCAATATTTTACTCAGAAGTTCGGAACCATCTCATCCTATGTTTACGATGGCAACTACAGCCACTAGTATTTTATTAAATCGAGGAGAAGAATTATATATCACACCGCAAAATTTAATTGAATTTTGGAATGTTTGTACTCGTCCTAAAGATAAAAATGGATTAGGATATTCAATTGCAGAAACCAAGGCAGAAGTTGAAAAATTAAAGACGATGTTTCCCTTATTACCGGATATAAGTGCTATTTATCCAGAATGGGAAAGATTAGTCAGCACTTATCAAGTCAAAGGTGTGAATGTTCATGATGCTCGTTTAGTGGCTGCTATGTTGGTACATGGTATAACCCATATTTTAACTTTTAATGTTGAAGATTTTCGCCGTTATGCAGAAATCAATCCTGTAAACCCTGGAGGTGTTACTGATTAA